Genomic segment of Panicum virgatum strain AP13 chromosome 9N, P.virgatum_v5, whole genome shotgun sequence:
CAAGTTATGGAAGATGATGGAAGTGATGACAATGTTGCTAGAGCTGTTCTAGTGGTAGAGCAAATAATGGGAACCGGTGGTGGATGGCAAGATCAAATCGGTGGCCTATATCCTGGAATCAAGTGCACCCAGAGCTTTCCAGGACAACCATTGCGGTTGCAAGTTGTTCCACTGTTGGCCTCACCTCAGTTGATTCAGGAATTAGAACAGCGTCTCCTGGTTGTGTTCACTGGCCAAGTAAGTCCATCCCTTCTGCTTGAAGCATAAAATTCTTTCGAGTCAATTCCTTGTTACCTTGCACACACTATAGCTATAAGCCAAAATCATGTGATGCTGATGGCCGAAATATTGAAAGTTTGGTCCAGTAATTATTATAATATTACAATGCAGATATGTTGACCCTGCTATTCATGTGTCATCTTTTCAACATTTTCCACATTACCGTTCCCCCTAAATTAATCTAACTACTGTACAGGTAAGGCTTGCCCACCAAGTCCTGCAGAAAGTTGTAACTCGATACCTCCGCCGCGATAACATCTTGATATCCAGCATCAAGAGGCTCGCCGAGTTGGCCAAAATTGGGAGGGAAGTCTTGATGAATGGTGATATAGACGAGCTCGGCAGTATAATGCTGGAGGCCTGGAGGTTGCATCAAGAGCTAGACCCTTTCTGCAGCAACAAGTTTGTGGATGAGCTATTTGCTTTCGCCGACCCTTACTGCAGTGGCTACAAGCTGGTCGGAGCCGGTGGTGGTGGCTTCGCCCTGCTGCTTGCCAAGAACCCTAGCTGTGCTAAAGAACTTAGGCAGGCACTTGATGAGTCCAGCACCTTCGATGTGAAGCTGTACGACTGGAACATCGTTATGCCACGATGATGAGGTGGTGCCTGACGAGGTTTACACGTCATTCTTTTCTTACGGTTGATAGAAGCTGCCTGTGCAGTCGTAGCTGGTTCATATGTAGTGTGCTTTTTTTTAAGACTATACTTTTTTCTGACTGGttccatcccccccccccccccccctcattaTGTGTTATTGAGCATGAACAGTTATAGTGTTCTGTTGCACTATTCCTATCGCAGTCTTGCTCTAATGGCAGTCCGTCGGTGAACATTGTGATCTTGGTGGTACTGTTGCTCCAACTCTGTTCAggtttcccttttttttttcaaagttaTAGTTGGTGGTAACCGAGAATCTCAGTCCTACGTTATGCAAAATTTCAAAGTGGATTTTGAATTCGGCAACTGTAATCGGCTGAAATTGCAATAAAATTCTGGGCCAGGGTTTCGCTGAACCTAAATTTGCACGTATTTTTTGCGCACCAATCTCTTTTTTACTGGGAGTCATTGTCCATTCTGCTGTGCGTTCCGTGCTTGTCCTCACCTTTTCGCAGCATCGTCGTGCTCTCATTGGTTCGCAGCTGAATGCCTCCAAATTCACTGCTCCAATGTCTCCTGGAACAGTTCCCATTTCGCCCAGGCAAACGCGGACAGCCGGGTACTGTTGGAGATCGCGGCATCAATTCCAGGCCCGCCCATGGAATCTGTCCTGTGTTGCGTGCGTGAGTACACACCGACACGATCGAGTATTCGAGCACCTGTTCATCACTACCACTCGTCTACTACCAACCAGCGCATCCACACCACATGTGGGTTGATCTGTCCCACCAGCTGACAGCCTAGCTCTTTGATCTGCTAATAAACTGATGATGAAGCTGTCGCTGATGCTGTTAAATGCAGAGACACTGAGAAGCGTGGGTGGTCGATCGATGCAAAATGATCCAATCCATCATGTTGTCATTGCATTGCATTACAATGTAATAatggagagaaagagagagatctaGATAGAAACTAATTTTAAAAAATGGAGATCCAAACTCTGATCATCCGAATGCCCCCCAATCAAGCCAATGGAGAAGATCTCAAAACGCAAAAGAAGGTCGAGAGAGGTAGTCAGGTGGCTAATTAAATTAGCTGTGACTGTcacaggaggagagggagggcgaaGGAGAGAGCGGCCGCAGCGGCGACGGAtccagcgccggcgacggcccGGAGCGCGGGCGATGGGTGGGCGCCTGCCGGGGCGGAGGCCGGCAGGGACCCCTCGGGCGCCTcggccgccggcgtgggcgcgagggcggcgaggtcgctggcggagggcTGCAGGTAGGTGCCGTTGGCCATGGGCACGTCGACCCAGAGCTTCTGGCCCTTGAGGCAGTGTCCCGGCGCGCCGCTGGTGAAGTAGGCGCGGCCGGGCGTGGTGAGGTTGAAGACGGAGTTGCCGTCGGCGAGCTTGAGCACGGGGGACGACAGGTCGCAGGCGGCGAAGGCCTGCGGCGTGACCTGCAGCACCGAGTCCTGGCTGGGCGGGTAGAGGAACCCTGCAGCAGAGCAGAGTGAGTTGATGAGGGGATCCATTCCTCAAGTGAAGTCAAGCGAGAAGTGGATTGGGGAGCTGAGCTTACAGATGGAGTCGCCGAGCGCGAGGTGGATGGACTTGGCCCAGCGCTTGTAGACATCGGGCttggagggcggcggcacgcCCCAGGCGTCGAGGTCGCCCACCTTGTACATGGCGcaggcgccgccgtccgccaggaccagcagcagcaccaccgcTGCGGCCGATGCCAACACCACCCGCGCACGCATCCTGGCAAAGCTGCTCGCTTTGCTTGCTCTTCTACTGCCTTGCCTGCCTGCTGCTCTCTTCTTCGTGTACGGCGACGGCTCGTTTTCTTAGCccgcggcagtggcggcggcagcgttaCCGCGTGGTCGCTCGCTCGGGCCACAGCCCGCTTACCGTTGAGTGGATTCAGTTGGGCCAaatcattatcagtaactacacctaaatatATCACTAATCActtctaataataattaaactgattgctaaactattttctaacattttctaaaattttttataacattttctataattttctacaattttctaacattttctacaattttctaatattatcttgcattttttattttctaatacttctctaacaattttctagtattttctaatactaaatctaacactaaatgtattATATCAACGCTAACCAATATAAGTAACTGcatctaaatgtaccactaatcactcctaacaataattgaactgattgttaatctactgtttcaaaaaaaattacaacacaatctatttataaaatgtagaaaattttagttacctaaagtcgccgccttgaaaatccgacagggttttgccgctttgcctctccctccctccctctctttactttttt
This window contains:
- the LOC120687890 gene encoding mavicyanin-like — its product is MRARVVLASAAAVVLLLVLADGGACAMYKVGDLDAWGVPPPSKPDVYKRWAKSIHLALGDSIWFLYPPSQDSVLQVTPQAFAACDLSSPVLKLADGNSVFNLTTPGRAYFTSGAPGHCLKGQKLWVDVPMANGTYLQPSASDLAALAPTPAAEAPEGSLPASAPAGAHPSPALRAVAGAGSVAAAAALSFALPLLL